The sequence ctctctcaagtctctctctcttagtgtttatctctctatctctatctcctctctcaagtgtctctctcttccattatttctctctttccctctaaattTAAATTCCCTCTATTCGTCtcattccctctctccctctctctctatttttctctctaactctctttccatctctctttctctcccattctttctctttaAGTCTCCCTCCCTctcaacctctatctctctatctcactctcttcctctctcaagtgtacctctctcccattctctccctctccctccccctccctctctccctccccctaactttctctttttctctaagtctctatctctctttccttcaaactctctttccctctctccctcccattctctctctctctaactctctttccatcgctctttctctcccattctttatctcatgtatctctccctctcagcctctatctctctatctcactctcctcctctctcacaTGTATCTCTCCACCATTCTCTTCCTCTCTCATCCCCCTCCATCTCtccctttctcatcatcatcactctttctccctctctcactctcttcacctctctctctagtctcttactatcattccatcccttcctctcactcaagatctctctctctctctctctctctctctctctctcctctctctctctctctctctctctctctctctctctctctctctctcacacacacacacacacacacaatccctccatcttcctcttagatctctctatatctcccccactccctctctctcaTTGTCCTCCTATCTCAAGTGTCTCTATCCCAatctttccctctccctccccatccctttctctttatctctcaagtctctctctctttcccctttTTCCCTCTAaccatctctctttccctctttccctctcaaaTCTCTCTCTTTCACTCTCTCCTCCCttttcccctctctccctctctctttccctctcaagtctctccctccccttccccctcccttttcctctctctctccgttaggtgtctctatcccattttgtatattctctccctccccctccctttctctttctcttcacatctctctctctctctctctctctctctctctctctctctctctcctctctctctctctctctctccctccctctctctctctctctctctctctctctctcacacacacacacacaattcctccatccacctctcaagtctttctatatctcccccactccctctttctctctccccctctctcaggtgtctctattcccctctctctctctctctctctctctctctctctctctctctctctctctctctctctctctctctctctctctctctctctctctctctctctctctatgcccctccctttctcattttctcatctatctctctctttccctctctccctctcactcacTTTCTCTTTCTATCGCAATTATCTCTCCCTATCACCCTCTATAtagatctctctctccctctctccctcccccctctctctcaggtgtctctcttTCCTATTCTCTCCATTTtttcctctctcttccctctccctctctccttcccattattttccctccccctccctctctatctctctctctcacattcttgccctctctccctttctctttctctctaacACTATTTctttctcaagtatctctccctctcagcctctctttccctctctcttctctctccctcccaggcctaacctgagagagagagagagagagagagagagagagagagagagagagcctaagtgagaggggggaagggatggaaaatgagtaagagactagagagagtCCAAGTGAAAGAGAGGGGGggaggaagggaagggttgagagagagaggttgatggaaagagaagaagagactagacaTAGAGAGATCCCATgtgggaggaagggaggggttgagagacAAAGTTGAAGTCAAAGAGATGGAGGAAGGGAGTGGTTGGGGGAGAGAGAAATAtcaagtgagagagagagggagggaggatgGTAGGgctatctctctctctcaagtatctcgcTCTCTTTTTCTCAACCCCCACcttcccctccctctctctttccccctctcacttaggctctcttcctagtatatccctctctttccatcaatatAGGCTCCCTTCCTACCTCCATCTCTCTCAATTTGGCTCCCTCTTTCCATCAACCCTCTCTCCCTTagcccattcctctctctctccttcaaCCCCTACattcatccctctctctctctcttacttgggctctctctttggtctctccctctcttttcatcaaatcgccttcctttctctctctctcatactctccctctctcttaagtatctccctctcttttcatcaacccctacttccctccctccatctttctcacttgggctctctcttttcCTCAATCCTTCCCTCTAATGTAGAGCCAAGCAACAACaaggtgaaaaccttctctcacccacaactactatgtcctaaacaatttattttgtttgttcaaggtgtaaacaacacaCCTACGAAAtaatcaactcacacaacaatttgtgtgactggATCCATACTGGTTTAGTATATTCCAGTACTGGTacgatgaaaacactctacccttgtgtgaatggcagACAATCTTTTGGTAccagtgggatggaaacctattggattttttctcttggtggtccaaccaacacaaaacacccataagattTGACTATAAAATATTTTAGGGGATACgtgtctcacaactgtcctatttgtctagtagccctatcagtagcctagtagccctaccggttgagttctccaaacacaacttaacaaaattccaaaggaaaagaaaaactaagggtagattcagataccctttatcaagtaacacaattccccaaaggcttagaACCTAACCACAATTTGAAAGGTATATACCCTTAATATCCTTCCAAGCCTAATTAagctaattaggcctaatttacaaagcaagtaccccttgtttTAGTCCCCCAACTAAACCAACACTTTTGaaaggtggggtaaggtgtcaaaccaccaaatccaaggttttgggacttgatcccatcttctttgtcttatGTAAGTGATTTCCACTTCTTCTATTCAAGCGGTCATATAGAtatgcccgcctagggtcaattcaatctcttcaggCTTGGAGCCTCCCTCCAAACAAACACAaaaatattatggtacaatggCCCCTCTAAAATTTTCCCACATTTTGTTTGGTCgtctggtgaaaatgtcagattaagggcatctttacgaTGAAACCCTAGGTGTCGGCAAGGTTTGTGACCAGTCCGATTAGTTTTTGATGGATATCTATAACCCAATTGTTACAAGACCTGAAActggattcaaatgaaaggtaggAGACTTCCCTAgctcatccaattggtttcaggCATCCACCAATCGTACTGGTcaggaaatgaacaacaaaaacacaaaatttcagaaaactccaaaacatcatcaatttcaacaacttcaacaaTGCCAACAACCCTGGAATCGATCCAAGTGGgaataatatagcctccctaacaGTTTCCAACCagttttcaaactttggaactgttggaggattagttatccctttttacacattttgcaatgacaacaaaagttgtcaacttgcacttttcaaatttggcgactccaaggtgtattcgacctattccaaggattggtttaatgtttctaagaccaatattatTTGCCTGACTCATGCCCTAGACTCCTactaacccacatggtcatttgtccatggtagcttataaaatgcaaccatgacaattcCTACATCAATTAGGTCTTACTGACTCACAAACCTCtcaacctattacatatgatcaCTTTCACCTCATGGTTGATATTAGGATCTTTTAGGCTTCAAttaggtcttattgactcacaaacctctcaacctattacatatgatcattttcacctcatgggtgatattaggatcttttaggcttcatttgtgtctttgggtgctcctgtaCCACTCTCTCTCtcacttaatctctctctcccttggatctctccctctctttccatcgaCCCCTCCCTTcgtccctccatctctctctctctctctctctctctctctctctctctggtctcTCCCTCAACCTattccttcctccctccctctctctttcacttccactctctctatctctctcactctctctctctctcacttgggatctctctatccttggtattttattttctttccatcgacctctctctctccctccctagtATTTGCCTTTATTTCCATCAACCACAAAGAGGGAGATAGAGCGAAAGAGGTGAAGAGAGGGATggaaggagagagtgagaaagagagagagagggaggaaggtaggggttgagggagagactagagggagAGAAAGCCCAAgtgaaagagagggaggaagagaaagagaggtagatacctgagagagagagagggggggggaagaatatagagaaatagaaggagagatgagagagagagagagagaatgttgatacgagcatgttgattactaaaatttgactaagtttgaaatttatatgaatactctaaaaactagaatcttcattataattcctagagatctggaaccactctcaaacatccgaAGAGAAAGAAGTTGGAAGAGAAGGATAAATTGAAATTTCCAAATTGAAATGCACTTCTCAAAATGCAAATGCATTTGGCGCAagccaaatttggtgctcgcctTATTTGGCTTTCACcctatttggcgcgcgccaaatagaTTTGTTGTGCCCAAACCTTAGGTGCGGCATGCCAAGCCTATTTGGCGCACGTCAAATAGGGTGCACGCCTTATTTGGTGTGCGCAAAAGGGCTTGATGGGGGCCAAAAAAAATTGGcaactttttggtcccccatcttggtgcactcgcCCCCATAGCAACCAACCAGGGAATACCTAGCTAGGGCAAGGGCCCTAGTGCCCTTGTCCTCCTAACAAGGGGTGAATCAAGGATGGATATGGTCCACTCAAGCTCAAGAAAGATATCTAGATCACCATATGATCATGTGATGACAGTTTTGCAATACAAAGGTCAAAAATATGGCTGGACAATCTAGTTAAGAGGAAACACATTAAGGCAAGGGTACAAAAAGGAGTGTAAAATTGTAAAGCGTtgcaatcatatatttgtatatcATTACTTTAAGTTGTGTACAGGTTAATTAATATCTACTAATGATTATTTAATCTTTGTAAAATTTTacttataaattaatattaattatacaaTAATTGAGAATATCAAGTTTATCAAAGGAAAAAATTATAATGGTATATTATGATTGTGTTTTAGATAACTTATGTGCATATATCTTAGCCTACATTTAGTGCTATAAGTTTTggtcatattttatattttaattttcttaattcatTTCATATAATTAAGGAATTATATGCTTCAATAAAATTAGTTCATCTATTCGTCACGGGGAAAAAGATGAACAAACCAATATAATTGGGAAGCAAAGTATTAGGTGACCTAGATATAACCCCAATAGCTACCAAAAAATGACCACTTATGTCACCATATAATCAAAGAACTCGTAAATAAACTTATGCGACTATAAAACCAACAAGTATTATCTTGTATAGCATCAATTTCTAAAGACGGTGTTCTTTTGAATGAAACTTAATCAAAAGTTAAATTTTATTGTTCTTGTAAATATCATTACAAGTATTTTCTTGAAATAAAATGTTTATATTCAtgtcaacaagattgaaaatggaaATGGTGTTTATATATGCCATCAATTACATTATTATAAATAgtattacttgattctatgatCGTGAAAAAAAAACACACTAAATGTGCAAATATTTTTCAGTGGGATCTTGGAATGTTTTCAAAGTGTTCATATGCTCTTGAAGTATTTGAATTCCCATATACCTGCACATGTTACACAGTCAAAGTTATTGTTAATGTTACAACTTGAAAGTTAAACAATATACATGAATTACTAACAAAAATAAATACCTTCCAAGCATCATGATAGTTGCTTGTGGATTTGTACCAGGAGAATCCTTATAAATTGATCCATCTACAACCCTTAGATTATGAACACCTTTCACTTGATACCTTTTGTCAACCACCAAATCAACTTGACAACCTCCATGGTAATGGTAAAATGTCCCTAGTGTATCTTTGCAGAACTTGGCCAAGGCATCAACATTTAATTGATTCTTTGGTAATGCAGCCCCAAGGAATTGAAGTTCTTTGGAATATTCATTATCAGTAAATGCAAACTCTTGAATAGAAGATGTCATACTAAGATTAACCATTACTTCCACAGATAACAtacatttttttaaatcaaaagggTGTGAATAGTAATTGTAAAGCACATGGGGATTATCTTGAGGATCTTTACTTTTAAGCCAAAGCTCACCCCTTGATAAAGGAAATGCCACTTTACTTACTAATAATCCCACATTTTGTGTATATGTCTCATTAATCTGCTGGAAAAAGCTATCAGACTCAATGTCGAGTTGTGAATTGTCAAATATACCCACTACTTGTGAATAAGAGAATTCAAGTGGCTTTGGAGACTCTACCATGGCTGTTGCACGAGGATTATCTTGAACTTCTTTCCCTACAAAGGGTGAATCTAAAAGAGTAGTAATATCCATCTCTTCAAGTTGTTGTCTTGGGCCAATTCCACTTAAGAGGAGAAGTTGAGGACTACCAATGCTTCCTGCTGACAAAATTACCTCAGCGCTAACTGACAATGGATTAAGCGGTACTTGATAATGTAAACCATCAATACTACTTGTAAACTCCACTCCACTAGCCTTAAGCTTTCCTGCAATATGACTTCTTGTCAATgttacatacacatataaatagatTGATAGATACATGAAAATGAATGATTATATTATCCAAATTGAATGGTGTAATCATTTTAGCTTGAGCCTTATCaatattctattaaaaaaaatgttaaagtCTGGAataatgaataaagaaatattaatctcattaatgttctatttaatgaataaagaaatattgtACAGTTTGTCAAATTATTTATAGGGAGAACTTTGACCCACATCTATCAGGGATATAAGCCCTTCCCCAATTGCCTTAATAAAGGACTCTTGACTGAAAACAGGGGAAAATTTTAGTTTCAAAACAggggaattttgaaaataaaagatctGCAAACGTACCTGATGCCAAACTGAAGAGGATTCTGCTGGCTGTAGCATTCAGAAGAACTACAATATTTTCTGGATTTGCATACTGGAGAAGATCTGCAGCCGAATGTCTCTTTCCATCCTTGTCAAAAATTGCAGCACTAGTTTTGGTGCCTTCCAAATGATCCAATGTATACCCATTGTAGGGAAGAACTCCTGCTTCAAGAAGCCCGTCCTTGAAAGCAGAATTCCAAGTAGAAAGCTTCTCTGGTTTGAAAGCAATTGACTTCTCCACCCATTCATACGATTCATTCACGAGTTTCTCATCCCACTTCATTTCCCGAATATATTCAGAGCTCGCCCTGCTGTAGAAGCCAGCATTGATAGCTGTTCCACCTCCCAGAACTCTGGCCCTTGCCAACTGGACTCCATCCTCTGAGACAAAACCCTCCGCTACATATGGATAATCTTTGGGATCCCCCAAAACCTTGAAAAACCCTCTGAAATCCTCAACATCAGGGTTTCCATAAGGAGAATCTCCTCTCTCCAATACCAAAACAGAGTAATACTGTGAGAGAGTTGCTGCCAAGGGACACCCAGCTGTACCTCCTCCTACAACAATGTAATCATATTCTCTTGCAGCTGCCTTTTGAGCATCTGCTGTCATAAAGGGATATGGGTATTCTGCAAACACCAAGCTCAGAGCATTATCAATACAACTTTTTTAATGGgcttcattatcaatacaactttTTTTAATGGGCTTCATGCAATTATAGAATATGATTCGAGATGTTGATAGATCATTTGGCAAAAAACCCAACAAGAGGCCAGATTCTGATGAATTAACTCTGATCATTTGCCTAAATTTGGGACTACAGCGAAAACTTAAAACTCTGATCATGATGATCTAACAAGAACTTGAATCTAAGGAAATATTGAAACAGTATGATACTTCAAAAGTATATTTCATATCAATATCAGAGATGTGAATCATCGATTTGAAACAAAAGTATATACTGAAACACTGAATCAGATATACCTTCAAAATCATATTCTATATCAAATTTCAATACCTAAGGCTGAGATAAAAAAGATATACATGCACTTTTCTCGGAGACTGGAACTTTTGATTGAAAACAGAAGTTAAACATTTTTACTGACCTAGACTGAAAGATGCTGCCTCTGAAAATAATAGATAGCGATGATTGGTTAAAATCATCAGGCTTGAAATCACAAGAAGTACAATCTCCATACTCATTAACCAATCTTATTCCTTGTCCTGAACAGAACCAGAGATGAAAATGTTTGTATGAATACTTACATTTAATCCATTTTCTTTTATAGATGGTCTGAAGTATGATGATGGTCATTGCTACTTTATCAGAGAAACACCACCATTGACTCCATTAATTTAATCATCTAAACCTCCGAAGTTTGAAATGGATATTCATCATagcatttttttaaataaatgggCTGAAGTATGAGGACGGTTGTTACAGTTTTTTATTCTAATTTACTTCAGTTTTCATGTTATTACGAGCTATTATACAAGGAACACCATTCTTGACTTCATTAAATTTACAGACAGACCcaaatattaaaattgaaataataaatCTACAGAATTATTCTTGTCGAGTAGAGACTTTGTCAATATGCGATGACGTATTTTTGGAGTCATAATAGAGATAACCATTTACAGTTGATATTTGCAAATATTCTAATATAGTTTTAACTTTAAGTTGGTTAACCTTACAATTAATTATTACCACTTACAATCTTAATGCTTTCAACGTAGGATGCCACTATACTTTATCTTTTGGATTTTATCTGTAGACTCTATAATTTTATATTTAGAGATACACTTTACTTTTTATATTAATTGAGTTAATATTTGGATGTATGATTATATTATTTCatgtatataaattaaatatttagatcattattgatgatttttttcCATCTCTTCTAAATGTAAATGTAaagtaataataaaattatatagttTTTCACTATACACCATTTCTATTaatgaaaaaatagattttttcAAGTAGACTAAAGAGCAaagtaataaagaaagaaaatattttttgataGCATGGGCGATAGTGGTaaggtttggatatgtcattcagcCTATGGTCTATTAAAGCTATAAATTATCTTCATACCACAACAA is a genomic window of Cryptomeria japonica chromosome 7, Sugi_1.0, whole genome shotgun sequence containing:
- the LOC131046067 gene encoding protein HOTHEAD-like isoform X1, which gives rise to MSMEIVLLVISSLMILTNHRYLLFSEAASFSLEYPYPFMTADAQKAAAREYDYIVVGGGTAGCPLAATLSQYYSVLVLERGDSPYGNPDVEDFRGFFKVLGDPKDYPYVAEGFVSEDGVQLARARVLGGGTAINAGFYSRASSEYIREMKWDEKLVNESYEWVEKSIAFKPEKLSTWNSAFKDGLLEAGVLPYNGYTLDHLEGTKTSAAIFDKDGKRHSAADLLQYANPENIVVLLNATASRILFSLASGKLKASGVEFTSSIDGLHYQVPLNPLSVSAEVILSAGSIGSPQLLLLSGIGPRQQLEEMDITTLLDSPFVGKEVQDNPRATAMVESPKPLEFSYSQVVGIFDNSQLDIESDSFFQQINETYTQNVGLLVSKVAFPLSRGELWLKSKDPQDNPHVLYNYYSHPFDLKKCMLSVEVMVNLSMTSSIQEFAFTDNEYSKELQFLGAALPKNQLNVDALAKFCKDTLGTFYHYHGGCQVDLVVDKRYQVKGVHNLRVVDGSIYKDSPGTNPQATIMMLGRYMGIQILQEHMNTLKTFQDPTEKYLHI
- the LOC131046067 gene encoding (R)-mandelonitrile lyase-like isoform X2, with translation MTADAQKAAAREYDYIVVGGGTAGCPLAATLSQYYSVLVLERGDSPYGNPDVEDFRGFFKVLGDPKDYPYVAEGFVSEDGVQLARARVLGGGTAINAGFYSRASSEYIREMKWDEKLVNESYEWVEKSIAFKPEKLSTWNSAFKDGLLEAGVLPYNGYTLDHLEGTKTSAAIFDKDGKRHSAADLLQYANPENIVVLLNATASRILFSLASGKLKASGVEFTSSIDGLHYQVPLNPLSVSAEVILSAGSIGSPQLLLLSGIGPRQQLEEMDITTLLDSPFVGKEVQDNPRATAMVESPKPLEFSYSQVVGIFDNSQLDIESDSFFQQINETYTQNVGLLVSKVAFPLSRGELWLKSKDPQDNPHVLYNYYSHPFDLKKCMLSVEVMVNLSMTSSIQEFAFTDNEYSKELQFLGAALPKNQLNVDALAKFCKDTLGTFYHYHGGCQVDLVVDKRYQVKGVHNLRVVDGSIYKDSPGTNPQATIMMLGRYMGIQILQEHMNTLKTFQDPTEKYLHI